From Veillonella dispar, one genomic window encodes:
- a CDS encoding ABC transporter ATP-binding protein, whose product MIELRDVVVAYESRVILDSINLTINDGETLVILGGSGSGKSTLLRLLIGLQRPTSGQIIVDGTDITTLSEDEFNTVRRKMGMVFQYSALFDSMSVGENVAFGLRQHTDLGDDEIRRIVAERLDWVGLKGYESYMPNELSGGMKKRVSLARAIALDPSLILYDEPSSGLDPITSGTISMLIKGMQKRLGCTSIVVTHDMQSAFYVADRIALLDKGKFVEISDTIDFKNSTNKKVQQFIHGEAEPINVSAMGDV is encoded by the coding sequence ATGATAGAACTACGCGATGTTGTAGTTGCCTATGAGTCACGTGTGATTTTAGACTCCATTAATCTTACTATCAATGATGGGGAGACGTTGGTTATATTAGGTGGTAGTGGCAGTGGTAAAAGTACATTGCTTCGATTATTAATTGGCTTGCAGCGCCCTACATCGGGACAGATTATTGTAGATGGCACAGATATTACAACATTATCTGAAGATGAATTTAATACAGTACGAAGAAAAATGGGGATGGTATTCCAATACTCTGCTCTATTTGATTCTATGTCGGTAGGCGAAAATGTAGCCTTTGGTTTACGTCAACATACGGACTTAGGGGATGATGAGATACGACGCATTGTAGCAGAGAGACTAGATTGGGTAGGTTTGAAAGGTTATGAATCTTATATGCCTAACGAGTTGTCCGGCGGTATGAAAAAGCGCGTTAGCTTAGCTCGCGCCATAGCGCTAGACCCAAGCTTAATTCTCTATGATGAACCTTCATCCGGCTTGGATCCTATTACATCTGGTACGATTAGTATGCTAATTAAGGGGATGCAAAAACGGCTTGGTTGTACTTCTATCGTAGTAACACATGATATGCAATCCGCGTTTTACGTGGCAGATCGCATAGCCTTACTTGATAAGGGGAAATTTGTGGAAATTTCTGATACAATAGACTTTAAGAATTCTACAAATAAAAAGGTACAACAGTTTATTCATGGTGAAGCAGAACCAATTAATGTATCTGCGATGGGAGATGTGTAA
- a CDS encoding MlaD family protein yields the protein MKWTTEAKVGAFTIIGIALFIAGILFVGRIDIWAKPQMTITGDFAQVNGLKNGNQVKYSGVAIGNVSDIEITPHGVVVKMKLDEKTQIPSDSTFTLGSDGFLGDKFIQISPGQSKVFLKDGDSVKGEGADAMDKAMQSAQKLMDGTEKMLQSINNIIGDPATQNALKHSLQSTATMADNAVAITQNMADVTAQLNQAAQQFNADGNAGNDMRAILTNLKQTTDRVDNMARSMESTVTDPKAQENIKETLHNTAQISARINKLMGGKAYQTDASGNVVDGNNVEKKSSTKVEPSVDLLYNTTDDEFRINGRVRAYNDKGMAELGLSNIGDGTKFDLNAGRFISSKWLVRGGIFESELGLGVDYNLRGPVSLSAAVYDLNNRKYRIRSDIRLHKDTYGVIQMTRPFGSTNGGTYFGIKQVF from the coding sequence ATGAAGTGGACGACGGAGGCCAAGGTAGGGGCTTTCACAATAATAGGTATAGCTCTATTTATTGCGGGAATACTTTTTGTAGGCCGCATTGATATATGGGCTAAACCGCAAATGACAATTACCGGTGATTTTGCTCAAGTTAATGGCCTAAAAAATGGCAATCAAGTTAAATACTCAGGTGTGGCCATCGGTAATGTCTCTGATATCGAGATTACACCACATGGTGTAGTAGTAAAAATGAAGCTTGATGAAAAAACACAAATTCCAAGTGACTCTACGTTCACATTGGGATCAGATGGTTTTTTAGGTGATAAGTTTATTCAAATTTCACCAGGCCAATCTAAGGTATTTTTAAAAGATGGTGACTCTGTTAAGGGCGAAGGTGCAGACGCTATGGATAAAGCGATGCAAAGCGCTCAAAAACTAATGGATGGCACCGAAAAAATGTTGCAATCTATCAATAATATTATTGGTGATCCAGCAACGCAAAATGCACTTAAACATTCCTTGCAATCTACTGCGACGATGGCTGATAATGCTGTAGCGATTACACAAAATATGGCTGATGTAACGGCACAGCTAAATCAAGCTGCTCAACAATTTAATGCAGATGGTAATGCAGGCAATGATATGCGTGCTATTTTGACTAACTTAAAACAAACTACGGATCGTGTAGATAATATGGCTCGTTCTATGGAGTCAACTGTAACAGATCCTAAAGCACAGGAAAATATTAAGGAAACATTACATAATACGGCACAAATTTCAGCTCGCATCAACAAATTGATGGGTGGTAAAGCCTATCAAACTGATGCAAGTGGAAATGTAGTAGATGGAAATAATGTTGAAAAAAAGTCATCTACTAAAGTTGAGCCTTCTGTAGATTTGTTATATAACACAACAGATGATGAATTCCGCATCAATGGTCGCGTTCGTGCTTATAATGATAAAGGTATGGCTGAGCTTGGCCTTTCCAATATCGGCGATGGCACTAAATTCGATTTAAATGCAGGTCGATTCATTAGCTCTAAATGGCTAGTACGGGGCGGTATTTTTGAAAGTGAATTAGGACTTGGCGTTGACTATAATTTACGTGGTCCAGTTTCATTATCCGCAGCGGTATATGACCTTAACAATCGCAAATATCGTATTCGTAGTGATATACGTTTACATAAAGATACTTATGGGGTTATTCAAATGACCAGACCGTTCGGTTCCACGAATGGTGGTACCTACTTTGGTATCAAACAAGTATTTTAA
- a CDS encoding BamA/OMP85 family outer membrane protein: MFKPKAYKSMLAASVLTAVMGTGSVFAAEVQAGYTPDLNNTTTTSAATTNDATTTQAVYNADAATPATTQDETDAAILAARGDTTVSSDGTVVRGSDGTVTVNNAALKTDDKQVKMVSKTTGGTDLDKAAENGQTQAVTTVEAQYVTSANAESINPYVGKLITGLSISGVTAEQQAQLLPILTEKIGDAVSVDGVFKDVTNLGNTGYFSEVNPVFTTVPEGVKLDFAVTVNPITTGVAFEGNTVYTSEVLTKFMDLQPGQVLNSVYVGQKVQGINAAYARDGYMLAHVDGIRVDDQGVLHVHIVEGIVEDIVPAGNKKTRDKVITREFVQKKGKPFNKFLVRRSVERVYNLGFFDDVNVRMLPGDQDPNNVIIEIDVLEHKTGTITLGAGYSKSDGLMGIIEFGEDNFRGTGDKFKVHWEIGGKKKYKNYQISYLKPWIDSKGTSLGFSFFNREDEYTDYNEDGNEVAEYNKKSRGFNISFGRQTGEYTRDYLTLESRKDSYKWDDDDSSGFRYDKNAGKGKNWNNGSYNFANDKYVDKNFGRINSITWQKVYDSRDNIYEPTRGRRISYTAQWAGHGLGGDFDFYKFTAEARMYKKLGAKNVLAFRARGGFIQGDAPYSQLFTLGGADSLRGYEDDQFRGKYMYNATLEFRFPIVKKVSGVLFTDIGDAWDAPNVSWYNSKKTFNYGVGAGVRITTPIGPVKLDYGVGKHKNKFHFSFGTQF, from the coding sequence ATGTTTAAACCAAAAGCCTATAAAAGTATGCTTGCAGCATCTGTGTTGACTGCTGTCATGGGGACAGGCAGTGTATTTGCTGCAGAGGTACAAGCTGGCTATACTCCAGATTTAAATAACACAACAACAACTAGTGCAGCAACTACTAATGATGCTACTACTACACAAGCTGTTTACAATGCTGATGCAGCTACACCTGCAACAACACAAGATGAAACTGATGCAGCTATCTTAGCAGCTCGTGGTGATACAACTGTATCTAGCGATGGTACTGTAGTTAGAGGTTCTGACGGAACTGTTACAGTCAATAATGCTGCTTTGAAAACAGATGACAAACAAGTAAAAATGGTGTCTAAAACTACTGGTGGTACTGACCTTGATAAGGCTGCTGAAAATGGCCAAACTCAAGCTGTTACAACTGTAGAAGCTCAATATGTTACATCTGCTAATGCTGAGTCTATTAATCCATATGTAGGTAAATTGATTACTGGTTTATCTATCTCTGGTGTAACAGCTGAACAACAAGCACAATTATTGCCTATCTTGACAGAAAAAATCGGCGATGCTGTATCTGTTGATGGCGTATTTAAAGACGTAACTAACCTTGGTAATACTGGTTACTTCTCTGAAGTAAACCCTGTATTTACAACAGTACCTGAAGGCGTTAAATTGGACTTTGCTGTTACAGTAAATCCGATTACTACTGGCGTGGCATTCGAAGGTAATACAGTTTATACTTCTGAAGTATTGACTAAATTCATGGATCTTCAACCAGGTCAAGTTCTTAACTCTGTATACGTAGGCCAAAAGGTTCAAGGTATCAACGCAGCATACGCTCGTGATGGCTACATGTTGGCACACGTTGATGGTATTCGCGTAGATGACCAAGGCGTGCTTCATGTTCATATCGTAGAAGGCATTGTTGAAGATATCGTTCCTGCTGGTAACAAGAAAACTCGCGATAAAGTTATTACTCGCGAATTCGTTCAAAAGAAAGGTAAACCTTTCAATAAATTCTTGGTACGCCGTTCTGTAGAACGCGTATACAACCTAGGCTTCTTTGATGATGTAAATGTTCGCATGTTGCCAGGTGATCAAGACCCTAACAATGTAATCATTGAAATCGATGTTTTGGAACATAAAACAGGTACTATTACATTAGGTGCTGGTTACTCTAAATCTGATGGTTTGATGGGTATCATTGAATTTGGTGAAGATAACTTCCGTGGTACTGGTGATAAATTCAAAGTTCACTGGGAAATCGGTGGTAAGAAAAAATACAAAAACTACCAAATCTCTTACTTGAAACCTTGGATTGATAGCAAAGGTACATCCTTGGGCTTCTCCTTCTTCAACCGTGAAGATGAATACACTGATTACAACGAAGATGGTAATGAAGTAGCTGAATATAACAAGAAATCTCGTGGTTTCAATATTTCCTTCGGTCGTCAAACAGGGGAATATACTCGTGATTACTTAACTCTTGAATCCCGTAAAGATTCTTATAAATGGGATGATGATGACAGCTCCGGCTTCCGTTATGATAAAAATGCGGGCAAAGGTAAAAATTGGAATAATGGTTCCTACAACTTTGCAAATGATAAATATGTAGATAAAAACTTTGGCCGTATCAATTCCATTACATGGCAAAAGGTATACGATTCCCGTGATAATATTTATGAACCTACACGTGGTCGTCGTATTTCTTATACAGCACAATGGGCTGGTCATGGCTTAGGCGGTGACTTCGACTTCTACAAATTCACAGCTGAAGCACGTATGTATAAAAAACTAGGTGCTAAGAATGTATTGGCATTCCGCGCGCGTGGTGGTTTTATCCAAGGTGATGCTCCTTATAGCCAATTGTTCACATTGGGTGGTGCAGACTCCTTACGTGGTTACGAAGATGATCAATTCCGTGGCAAGTATATGTACAATGCTACATTGGAATTCCGCTTCCCAATCGTTAAAAAGGTTAGTGGTGTATTGTTCACTGATATCGGTGATGCATGGGATGCACCAAATGTTTCTTGGTACAATAGCAAGAAAACATTCAACTATGGCGTTGGTGCTGGTGTTCGTATTACTACACCTATTGGTCCAGTTAAACTTGATTATGGCGTGGGTAAACATAAAAATAAATTCCACTTCAGCTTCGGCACACAATTCTAA
- a CDS encoding TolC family protein: MNKKVLSLGVMLSLATTGAMAADVVTTSVNNGDQLSKYQKEAIQLTQKQLAEKSVQDSKTYESKLDLDESRTIELALANNRTAKQTKWGYEAAKSAVSQVAAGKNPSVSYGWSAQKTGGDTGRGKSGSHNFSISAPVFNPQLDASIDSARYTREGTGASYEEALQQAKYDAISGYYTLIMNRNLVDVAQQAVKDYQGHVTNVQAQYNVGLVASSDVLAAKTNLADSETNLVKAQNSANLAEASLNQVIAYPAQTAINTAEHDLQYKPYNITLEQAKAYALLHRSALVKSALDVKSAEEAVKSAKSGYLPTVAVKAGRGYADPDGYFGTSTKSWSVGATASWSLWDGGATQNAIKKANAQLEQAKEANLATVDAVLLAVQKAYLNLRSAEQTIQSTQTAVAQGQESFRIATLRYRAGVGTNLDVLDAETKLTDARNNYVQALYNYNISIAALEQLTGVPLNTPVGQGAEIIANSGAAEQLAQLGGNQ; the protein is encoded by the coding sequence ATGAATAAAAAGGTTTTATCCTTAGGTGTAATGCTCTCCTTGGCTACTACAGGTGCAATGGCTGCTGATGTAGTTACAACTTCCGTTAATAATGGAGACCAATTAAGCAAATATCAAAAAGAAGCGATTCAATTAACACAAAAGCAATTAGCCGAAAAATCTGTTCAAGATAGCAAAACATATGAGAGCAAATTGGACCTCGATGAGTCTCGTACCATAGAGTTGGCGTTGGCGAATAACCGTACAGCAAAACAAACTAAATGGGGCTATGAAGCTGCTAAATCTGCAGTGAGCCAAGTAGCAGCAGGCAAGAACCCTAGTGTAAGCTATGGTTGGTCTGCTCAAAAAACAGGCGGTGACACTGGACGTGGTAAATCTGGTAGTCATAACTTCTCCATTAGTGCTCCCGTATTTAATCCTCAACTCGATGCAAGTATTGATTCTGCACGTTATACTCGTGAAGGCACTGGCGCTAGCTATGAAGAAGCATTGCAACAAGCAAAATATGATGCTATTAGTGGTTACTATACATTGATCATGAATCGTAATCTTGTTGATGTGGCTCAACAAGCTGTTAAAGATTACCAAGGTCATGTAACAAATGTTCAAGCTCAATATAATGTTGGTTTGGTAGCAAGTTCTGATGTATTGGCTGCTAAAACAAATCTTGCTGATTCTGAAACAAATCTTGTAAAAGCGCAAAATTCTGCAAATTTAGCAGAGGCTAGCTTGAATCAAGTCATTGCATATCCTGCACAAACAGCTATTAATACAGCAGAACATGACTTACAATATAAACCTTACAATATTACGTTGGAACAAGCTAAAGCATATGCTTTGCTTCACCGTTCTGCCCTTGTAAAATCTGCTCTCGATGTAAAATCTGCAGAAGAGGCTGTAAAATCTGCTAAATCTGGCTACTTGCCAACTGTAGCTGTAAAAGCTGGTCGTGGTTATGCCGATCCAGATGGTTACTTTGGAACAAGTACAAAATCCTGGAGTGTAGGTGCTACTGCATCTTGGAGCTTATGGGATGGCGGTGCAACACAAAATGCTATTAAAAAAGCAAATGCACAACTTGAACAAGCGAAAGAGGCTAATTTAGCTACTGTTGATGCTGTATTATTAGCAGTACAAAAAGCATACTTGAACTTGCGTTCTGCAGAGCAAACAATCCAAAGCACTCAAACTGCAGTTGCTCAAGGTCAAGAAAGCTTCCGTATTGCTACACTTCGCTATCGTGCTGGTGTTGGTACAAACCTTGATGTACTCGATGCGGAAACTAAATTAACAGATGCTCGTAATAACTATGTACAAGCTCTTTATAATTACAATATTAGCATTGCAGCTCTTGAACAATTGACAGGTGTTCCATTGAATACTCCAGTTGGACAAGGTGCAGAAATTATTGCAAACAGTGGTGCAGCTGAACAATTAGCACAACTTGGTGGCAATCAATAA
- a CDS encoding translocation/assembly module TamB domain-containing protein encodes MTRKKWCLIGAAILGLSAVGASINPIAQTYVAPMVKEQVNNAINGSVDYDSLRINWNGDVVLSDVVIKDRDGHLVGTAQDVAVGVKLSALPSIIGGNTSGATAISTVTVEAPDLHIWQLNDESWSIKKLVKPSDPNKSGGFDGDITINNGHVALRTKDGIKRNVENLDGTVALNMSGMSKGAFTADVDGSSVLVNGKIDMDDVSNFDVFVQADEIDTAGIMSFVPLRKDLVVTKGKLQDLHLNIKSEDGQYVMSGNVGFKGLTGTFKRGNTMYTITDGEGRIMLNHDQIVISHSSWRINDQAAKLNGLITLGKEEEYLNLNVVADKVALEAITDVGITGVVGGRAHIGGTTVAPRVDAIIGGDGISYKGYHVDRVQGNVVYDKGLVRIDDAQLSIGAGNAKVKGQYVVDTGDFDAVANVHALSLDTFTQDMTMPITGTIDGEIHVLGKNNQLTDLVGAVQGHHIGVRGVILDSVKADLTHSDNLTNITMVGNMGAGSFSGYGSIQNGQVDATVSGNALPLTSLSPIIGEDVAGTLSTSINVKGALDNPNMTGTVWGQEILYKGAHFNDIHSDITLDNHVLTLTNGHIGDGSGGYDITGWYNINTDELDLNAKARAVRIENLIRPVTDIPITGWFETDNHITGTVASPIVEGRAHLWDGSAYGKLITNAFAKYNYKNERLEFYRFDIEGYGATITGGGTVSKEAINIDFEGKKIDMGRLLINTDYKVDGLLAGRGTITGSMDNPQFNGYILSDALSINGQLLTDIHGHVYADKSVVNVQDFSFAESNGGRYVAKGGMKLDDSKQLFGVLDVTNGSVKNLLALLDRADEHLDGQLNGSVELGGTKDNPSVIVNGKINDVSIDDKVVGDATIDASLANRKFKITTLKLPVGEGLIAMGGTLDLDGQADLQVALKDVDIVPFLPLVGKDIQATGWVTGVVNVTGETKNPKVELSGAVESGSFNGIGIDEGFALATMQDHVIQIQRIQGAKSGYKLSIYGKIPLAALYTSGYLEASDAKSMDVKIDFNEADMAVIPLVTTRVKDATGPLKGAIRLTGTIDQPEAYGTVSVRNGTMKLANVDNEITGIDGDLIFSGQQGDFQSRINMGKGSAGLAAKVNWSGHELTNYKAAVQLDGLDVRSEYVRGPLNGELYIAERDGLPTLIGNLDLENIQFKIPLSLQSSESSTNMGVDVNIHAGKGVRLYDRTLYNMFIGGDVHFGGTLQNPTASGQFDVKSGTFKYLSHVFNITKGNAHFVGGSYLPNLQLEAETNVSNYNIMLGVKGTVDHMDLTLSSNPSLSRKQIISMLTFGRGADSNSSTLTNDDVNAVATAGLQMFAFGYVQDALQNTLGLDRINITTGSIDPDEPTNRETAGNYNIEIGKYIVPKVMLTYSQGINNKQNKYGVEYSVKRNLKFTAWRTSQGNNYLGGRWTRSF; translated from the coding sequence ATGACCCGTAAAAAGTGGTGTCTCATAGGGGCTGCAATTTTAGGCTTATCTGCAGTTGGTGCTAGTATAAACCCTATAGCTCAGACCTATGTAGCACCTATGGTTAAAGAACAAGTAAATAATGCCATAAACGGATCTGTGGACTATGATTCTCTTCGTATCAATTGGAATGGTGATGTAGTTTTATCAGATGTGGTGATTAAAGATCGGGATGGTCACTTAGTAGGGACGGCACAAGATGTAGCCGTTGGGGTTAAACTATCTGCATTACCAAGTATAATTGGGGGTAATACATCAGGGGCAACAGCTATATCGACTGTTACTGTAGAGGCACCTGATCTTCATATATGGCAATTGAACGATGAATCTTGGAGTATAAAAAAATTAGTAAAACCATCTGATCCGAATAAATCGGGTGGTTTTGATGGTGATATTACCATTAATAATGGCCATGTAGCGCTACGTACTAAAGATGGCATTAAACGCAATGTTGAAAACCTTGATGGTACCGTTGCTCTTAATATGAGTGGTATGTCCAAAGGGGCTTTTACTGCTGATGTAGATGGTTCATCTGTCCTTGTAAATGGCAAAATAGATATGGATGATGTGTCTAATTTTGATGTGTTTGTACAAGCTGATGAAATTGATACTGCTGGTATTATGAGCTTTGTTCCGTTGCGCAAAGATCTTGTTGTAACGAAGGGGAAATTACAAGATTTACATCTCAATATTAAAAGTGAAGATGGACAATATGTTATGAGTGGCAATGTAGGCTTTAAAGGTTTAACAGGCACTTTTAAGCGAGGAAATACGATGTATACCATTACTGATGGTGAAGGTCGTATTATGCTCAATCATGACCAAATTGTTATTAGCCATAGCTCTTGGCGTATTAATGATCAAGCAGCAAAACTTAATGGTCTCATTACGTTAGGAAAAGAGGAAGAATATTTAAACCTTAATGTTGTGGCGGATAAGGTAGCGCTAGAAGCTATTACTGATGTGGGGATTACAGGTGTTGTTGGCGGTCGCGCACATATTGGTGGTACCACTGTAGCGCCTCGCGTAGATGCGATAATCGGTGGTGATGGTATTTCTTACAAAGGGTACCATGTGGACCGAGTGCAAGGAAATGTAGTATACGATAAAGGATTGGTTCGTATCGATGATGCCCAATTATCTATTGGCGCTGGTAATGCCAAAGTTAAAGGTCAATATGTCGTAGACACAGGTGATTTTGATGCGGTTGCAAATGTTCATGCCTTATCGTTGGATACTTTCACACAAGATATGACTATGCCTATTACGGGAACCATTGATGGAGAAATCCACGTTTTGGGTAAGAATAATCAACTTACCGATCTGGTTGGTGCTGTTCAAGGTCATCACATTGGTGTGCGTGGTGTCATCCTTGACTCTGTAAAAGCAGATTTAACTCATAGTGATAATCTTACCAACATTACTATGGTTGGGAATATGGGCGCTGGCTCCTTTAGTGGATATGGTTCGATTCAAAATGGTCAAGTGGATGCCACAGTTTCTGGTAATGCCTTACCGTTGACATCACTTAGTCCGATCATAGGTGAAGATGTAGCTGGCACACTTAGCACTTCTATTAATGTAAAAGGGGCCTTAGATAACCCTAATATGACTGGAACAGTATGGGGACAAGAAATTCTCTATAAGGGTGCTCATTTTAATGATATTCATAGCGATATTACATTAGATAACCATGTCTTGACGCTTACAAATGGTCATATTGGTGACGGTAGTGGCGGTTATGATATTACTGGTTGGTATAATATCAATACTGATGAATTAGATTTAAATGCTAAAGCTCGTGCTGTACGCATTGAAAATTTAATTCGTCCTGTAACAGATATTCCTATTACAGGTTGGTTTGAAACTGACAACCATATAACAGGGACTGTTGCTAGTCCGATTGTAGAAGGGCGAGCTCATTTATGGGATGGGTCTGCCTATGGCAAGCTTATTACTAATGCTTTTGCCAAATACAACTATAAAAATGAAAGATTAGAATTTTATCGCTTTGATATTGAAGGTTATGGTGCGACCATTACTGGTGGCGGTACTGTATCAAAAGAAGCTATTAATATTGACTTCGAAGGTAAGAAAATCGATATGGGTAGATTGCTCATCAATACCGATTATAAGGTGGATGGTTTACTAGCAGGCCGTGGTACTATAACGGGTTCCATGGATAACCCTCAGTTTAATGGCTATATTTTATCAGATGCTTTATCCATTAATGGACAGCTATTGACGGATATTCATGGCCATGTTTATGCCGATAAGTCTGTTGTAAATGTACAAGATTTTTCGTTTGCTGAATCGAATGGTGGTCGTTATGTTGCTAAAGGTGGCATGAAGCTTGACGATAGCAAACAATTATTTGGCGTTTTAGATGTTACCAATGGTAGTGTAAAGAATTTGTTGGCATTACTAGATCGAGCCGATGAGCACCTCGATGGTCAATTGAATGGTTCCGTTGAACTTGGAGGTACGAAGGACAATCCAAGTGTTATTGTAAATGGTAAAATTAACGATGTTAGCATTGATGATAAGGTAGTAGGGGATGCAACAATTGATGCGAGTCTTGCAAATCGTAAATTTAAAATTACTACCTTAAAACTACCTGTTGGTGAAGGACTCATTGCAATGGGTGGTACTTTGGATCTTGATGGGCAAGCTGATTTACAAGTAGCTTTAAAGGATGTCGACATAGTGCCATTCCTACCACTCGTAGGTAAGGATATTCAAGCAACAGGCTGGGTAACAGGTGTTGTGAATGTTACTGGAGAAACGAAAAATCCTAAGGTTGAATTATCCGGTGCCGTAGAGTCCGGTTCGTTTAATGGAATTGGCATTGATGAAGGCTTTGCGTTAGCTACAATGCAAGATCATGTCATTCAAATTCAGCGTATTCAAGGTGCTAAGAGTGGTTATAAACTCAGTATTTATGGCAAAATTCCATTGGCGGCTCTTTATACATCTGGTTATTTAGAAGCTAGTGATGCTAAATCTATGGATGTAAAAATTGACTTTAACGAAGCTGATATGGCTGTTATTCCTCTTGTTACTACTAGGGTTAAAGATGCAACGGGGCCGTTAAAGGGTGCAATTAGGCTTACGGGGACTATAGACCAACCTGAGGCATACGGCACAGTATCTGTACGTAATGGTACTATGAAATTGGCCAATGTAGATAATGAAATTACAGGCATTGACGGAGACTTAATCTTCTCTGGACAACAAGGGGATTTCCAATCTCGTATCAATATGGGGAAAGGTAGTGCTGGTTTAGCTGCTAAGGTAAATTGGTCTGGTCATGAGCTTACCAACTATAAGGCTGCCGTTCAACTTGATGGACTCGATGTTCGTAGTGAATATGTGAGAGGTCCATTAAATGGTGAACTTTACATTGCGGAACGTGATGGATTACCTACCTTGATAGGGAATTTGGACCTAGAAAACATCCAATTTAAGATTCCTCTTTCCTTGCAGTCTAGTGAAAGTAGCACCAACATGGGCGTAGATGTTAATATTCATGCTGGCAAGGGCGTACGCTTATATGATCGAACTCTATATAACATGTTTATCGGTGGTGATGTTCATTTCGGTGGCACATTACAAAACCCAACTGCTAGTGGCCAGTTCGATGTTAAATCTGGTACGTTCAAATACTTAAGTCATGTATTTAATATTACGAAGGGGAATGCACACTTTGTAGGTGGCTCTTATTTACCAAACTTACAATTAGAGGCTGAAACGAATGTAAGCAACTACAATATTATGCTTGGTGTAAAAGGGACTGTAGACCATATGGATCTTACTTTGTCGTCTAATCCTAGTTTGTCTAGAAAGCAAATTATTTCCATGTTAACCTTTGGTCGTGGTGCCGATTCTAATAGTAGTACATTGACAAATGATGATGTGAATGCTGTTGCTACAGCAGGCTTACAAATGTTTGCCTTTGGCTATGTGCAAGATGCATTACAAAATACATTAGGTTTAGATCGGATTAATATTACGACAGGTTCCATTGACCCTGATGAACCAACTAATAGGGAAACGGCAGGTAATTATAATATTGAAATTGGCAAGTATATTGTGCCAAAGGTAATGCTTACTTATTCTCAAGGTATCAATAATAAACAAAATAAATATGGTGTTGAGTATTCTGTAAAACGAAACCTCAAGTTTACTGCATGGCGTACATCGCAAGGAAACAATTATTTAGGTGGTCGTTGGACAAGAAGCTTCTAA
- a CDS encoding MlaE family ABC transporter permease, with the protein MNWLESIGRAVMNGLSQMGSATLLVWHTIRQLKMINLWHVFQQMAHLGVDSLPIISLTLLFAGAVMTLQITDVLITYGAQSTVGGLMAVAMGRELGPILVGVVLAGRVGAAITAEIGTMKVTEQIDALRVMAVDPIGYLVVPRVVACMIMVPILAFYGVVIGIAGGYFVATAIKGLAPSTYLDSIQMFSTISDFTLGLVKSSVFGAVIALVGSYKGMETKMGAEAVGFSTTSSVVTSIILVFVLNYFLSTLLY; encoded by the coding sequence TTGAATTGGCTAGAATCGATAGGACGAGCTGTAATGAACGGCCTATCACAGATGGGGAGTGCTACATTATTGGTGTGGCACACAATTAGACAACTGAAAATGATTAATCTGTGGCATGTATTCCAGCAGATGGCTCACCTAGGTGTAGATTCATTGCCGATTATTAGCTTAACGCTACTATTTGCAGGTGCAGTTATGACCTTACAGATTACAGATGTATTGATTACATATGGTGCACAAAGCACTGTAGGTGGTCTTATGGCTGTTGCTATGGGACGTGAATTAGGTCCCATCTTAGTAGGGGTAGTACTAGCTGGCCGTGTTGGCGCTGCCATCACGGCTGAAATTGGTACAATGAAGGTAACCGAACAAATCGATGCGCTTCGTGTTATGGCTGTCGATCCTATTGGTTATCTTGTGGTACCTCGTGTAGTAGCATGTATGATTATGGTGCCTATATTGGCGTTTTATGGTGTAGTAATTGGCATTGCAGGTGGTTACTTTGTGGCTACTGCAATTAAGGGTTTAGCGCCAAGTACCTATTTAGATTCTATTCAAATGTTTTCTACTATTTCAGACTTCACATTAGGCTTAGTTAAGTCCAGTGTGTTTGGTGCTGTTATTGCATTGGTAGGCTCCTATAAGGGGATGGAAACTAAAATGGGCGCAGAAGCCGTAGGCTTTTCCACAACTAGTTCTGTAGTAACTAGTATTATTTTAGTATTTGTATTAAATTACTTTTTATCTACCTTGTTATATTAG